One Bombus vancouverensis nearcticus chromosome 7, iyBomVanc1_principal, whole genome shotgun sequence DNA window includes the following coding sequences:
- the LOC117155496 gene encoding uncharacterized protein LOC117155496 — MSNLDGRKTKSLNNIPEVFKRRDHDESKVLSKVSLENVASERFKTLNVRGENASPFPKLEVIKQSDNDESSNTEDEANEEERLKKPEVAKLDAEGKIKNTFKLDFSNVSLKKQKQILSIIDSFLSLILITPMTVAFWRGTWTLMDIYADTFPELFTFLLGILVHTCFAITRNFLHYRVLDISKRKTCLNMTVCKIIQILYTYVFGISCNMHWRGAWIIFDHFFYYNIWVTVTATLAPMTILAIFRSIRNVIAIPSVINVDILTFVFRFPTRYKLIVYLLTRGDLINW, encoded by the exons ATGTCGAATTTGGATGGAAGAAAAACCAAAAGCTTGAACAACATCCCTGAAGTGTTCAAACGGCGCGATCATGATGAGTCGAAAGTTTTATCGAAAGTTTCTTTGGAAAACGTAGCCAGCGAACGATTTAAGACTTTAAATGTAAGAGGAGAGAACGCTTCTCCTTTTCCAAAGCTCGAAGTCATAAAGCAAAGTGACAACGATGAATCGAGTAACACCGAGGACGAAGCGAACGAAGAGGAAAGATTGAAAAAGCCAGAAGTGGCGAAGTTGGACGCCGagggtaaaataaaaaatacttttaag CTCGATTTTTCAAATGTAAGTTTGAAGAAACAGAAACAGATTCTATCGATAATTGACAGTTTTCTGTCGCTCATTCTAATCACTCCGATGACCGTCGCTTTTTGGAGAGGGACATGGACCTTGATGGATATCTATGCAGATAC GTTCCCGGAATTGTTCACGTTCCTCTTGGGTATTCTAGTTCACACGTGTTTTGCTATTACGAGGAATTTCCTGCACTATCGTGTGCTCGATATATCAAAAAGGAAAACTTGCCTGAATATGACCGTTTGCAAGATCATCCAAATTTTATACACATACGTCTTCGGTATTTCCTGCAATATGCACTGGAGGGGTGCTTGGATTATTTTCGACCACTTCTTCTATTACAATATTTG GGTAACTGTAACCGCTACTTTGGCGCCAATGACAATTTTGGCGATCTTTCGATCAATTCGTAATGTTATAGCCATCCCTTCGGTGATCAACGTCGACATACTCACCTTCGTCTTTCGTTTTCCAACGAGGTATAAGCTG ATTGTATATCTCCTCACGAGAGGAGACCTTATCAATTGGTAA